TCCTGTTTCTTTCACCTATTTAAATCGCCCGATCACATAAAATATCAATGTCAGAACGACACTGATAATAATCGATGTGACAATGGGAAAATAAAATGTAGTGTTCCCTTTTTTAAAAACGATGTCGCCGGGAATCTTGCCTACGAACGTCCATAAACCACCGATAATGATCAAGATGACTCCCATCAGTATTAACAGCCGGGGTATTCCCATTAAGGATTCGGCACCTCCATATTAAAATGCTCATAAGCAAGGGCAGTCACCACTCTCCCCCTGGGGGTGCGCTGTATAAAGCCAATCTGCAGCAGGTAGGGTTCATAAACATCTTCAATCGTATGGGATTCCTCTCCGATCGTAGCTGAAATGGTTTCAAGACCTACCGGGCCGCCTTTGTATTTATGGATGATCCCTTGTAATAATTTATGGTCAATATGATCCAATCCTAAACGGTCGACTTGAAGCATTTCCAGCGCCCTGTCTGCGAGGCTGATACTCACCGTGTCCGTCCCATCAACCTGTGCAAAGTCCCGTACTCTTTTGAAGAGACGATTGGCAATCCTCGGCGTCCCTCTTGAACGGCGGGCTATCTCTTGGGCAGACGGCCTGTCAATCTTCATGCCAAATA
This genomic stretch from Fictibacillus marinisediminis harbors:
- a CDS encoding DUF2905 domain-containing protein, translated to MGIPRLLILMGVILIIIGGLWTFVGKIPGDIVFKKGNTTFYFPIVTSIIISVVLTLIFYVIGRFK